A region from the Lolium perenne isolate Kyuss_39 chromosome 4, Kyuss_2.0, whole genome shotgun sequence genome encodes:
- the LOC127295190 gene encoding putative H/ACA ribonucleoprotein complex subunit 1-like protein 1 has protein sequence MRPPRGGGGFRGRGGDRGGRFGGGGRGRGGGGRFGGGGGFRDEGPPAEVVEVSTFVHACEGDAVTKLTNEKVPYFNAPIYLQNKTQIGKVDEIFGPINESFFSVKMFEGVIATSYNQGDKFFIDPMKLLPLSRFLPQPKGSTTGFSRGGGRGGRGGARGGRGGFRGRGAPRGRGGPPRGGGRGFRGRGRY, from the exons ATGAGGCCACCCAGAGGCGGCGGAGGTTTCCGCGGGCGCGGCGGTGACCGCGGCGGCCGCTTCGGTGGTGGCGGCCGCGGCCGCGGCGGCGGGGGCCGCTTCGGCGGAGGTGGCGGCTTCCGCGACGAGGGCCCTCCGGCCGAGGTCGTCG AGGTGTCGACGTTCGTGCACGCGTGCGAGGGCGACGCCGTGACCAAGCTGACTAACGAGAAGGTGCCCTACTTCAACGCGCCCATCTACCTCCAGAACAAGACCCAGATCGGCAAGGTCGACGAGATCTTCGGCCCCATCAACGAATCG TTTTTCTCGGTCAAGATGTTTGAGGGGGTCATTGCAACATCCTACAACCAAGGTGACAAGTTCTTCATTGACCCCATGAAGCTGCTGCCTCTCTCGCGCTTCCTGCCACAGCCAAA GGGCTCGACTACAGGATTTTCTCGAGGTGGTGGCCGTGGTGGAAGAGGTGGTGCTCGTGGTGGCCGTGGTGGATTCCGTGGAAGAGGTGCCCCAAGGGGCCGTGGTGGACCTCCCAGGGGTGGAGGGCGTGGATTCAGAGGACGCGGCAGATATTAG
- the LOC127295191 gene encoding uncharacterized protein: MGDSQSNQDGSKFGAFTDRSAALGNADDIGIHYMGGASSEAGRASLKMRRPLQPSPQFMMYDGAMNNGSNQSDVGFSHSDALPDEQSLASAFGDMSFNNHTAHSPASPRDFVPVNGYHPLVPASVQDDFRSLEFTAQHVNHKPDGLTVEHQERAHRFSPRFRDFSNDYGMHNLDTFSSAPYQQSVMSASPVEQQFYMDGQSQMHASQGHQFFGSNIMWQQYGVEAPRYPVMQPHYVYPHVQQVAGSDVRRNRRHLQATARAPTNATSHTEAPNVRRLGIGIEDPYSNASAFHKRNHQLQSTYWNSFPGTLYADSSCGSSNFHQQVDKFSHPYDLNSLSNGFSYHQISDNLSTASYQEKVLMRSDWVNSARSHDFTPSINGYIVRDRRISNTHNNLDIQSNDTSHLDMLNSQFLSLVMKPRELNYNSVDEVAGRIYMLAKDQNGCRFLQQVFAQGTEEDIEKVFSEIIDHIGELMVDPFGNYLVQKLLERCSDDQRMRILCEVTKMPGKLIAVSCNMHGTRAVQKIIETINNPDQVSKVVSALCPGAIHLMLDPNGSHVANRCLQKLLPDSKAFLLDAATLHYLKLATHQQGCCIIQKCIEHSDDEQKYKLLSNITSSALALSDDQFGNYVIQSILNHDIGWATSKIVDELKGHYGYLSMQKCGSHVVENILRRAPQHKRDQIIDELMNDPNLLHIMVDQFGNFVIQTALEHCEGVRYNAFVETIRPHAAAMQSNMYGKRVLSKTYLKNKQHRVGVL; encoded by the exons ATGGGGGATTCACAGAGTAATCAGGATGGTTCCAAGTTCGGAGCTTTTACTGACAGGAGTGCTGCATTGGGTAATGCTGATGACATAGGGATCCACTACATGGGTGGTGCTTCTTCAGAGGCAGGGAGAGCTTCTCTAAAGATGAGAAGGCCGCTACAGCCTTCTCCACAGTTCATGATGTACGATGGTGCGATGAACAACGGAAGCAACCAAAGTGATGTGGGGTTCTCTCATTCTGACGCTTTACCCGACGAGCAGTCTTTGGCATCAGCTTTTGGGGACATGAGCTTCAACAATCACACGGCTCACTCTCCCGCAAGTCCCAGAGATTTTGTGCCAGTAAATGGGTACCATCCGCTTGTCCCTGCAAGCGTTCAAGATGATTTCAGGTCTCTAGAGTTCACTGCTCAACATGTCAATCACAAGCCAGACGGGCTAACTGTTGAACACCAAGAACGAGCCCATAGATTTTCACCGCGCTTCAGGGATTTTTCAAATGACTATGGTATGCACAACCTTGATACTTTCTCCAGTGCTCCTTACCAGCAGTCAGTTATGTCTGCTTCACCCGTCGAGCAGCAGTTTTATATGGATGGGCAGTCTCAGATGCATGCATCTCAGGGTCACCAGTTTTTTGGTTCAAACATCATGTGGCAGCAGTATGGTGTGGAAGCACCAAGATACCCCGTGATGCAGCCACATTATGTTTACCCACACGTGCAACAGGTTGCTGGATCAGATGTTCGTCGAAATAGGAGACATCTACAGGCTACAGCTCGTGCTCCTACAAATGCCACATCACATACTGAAGCCCCTAATGTTCGTCGACTGGGAATTGGAATTGAGGATCCTTACTCTAATGCTTCTGCTTTCCACAAGAGAAATCACCAGCTGCAAAGCACATATTGGAACAGTTTTCCTGGGACATTGTATGCTGACAGTTCATGTGGCAGTAGCAACTTCCATCAGCAAGTTGACAAGTTTTCCCATCCATATGACCTGAACTCTTTATCTAATGGTTTCTCATACCATCAGATTTCAGATAATCTCAGCACTGCAAGTTATCAAGAAAAGGTCCTGATGAGGTCTGATTGGGTAAATTCAGCAAGAAGTCACGACTTTACTCCTTCAATAAATGGTTACATTGTTAGGGATCGAAGAATTAGTAATACACATAACAATCTTGATATCCAGAGTAATGATACCTCCCATCTCGACATGCTGAATTCCCAGTTTCTGTCCTTGGTCATGAAACCACGTGAGCTGAATTATAATTCAGTTGATGAAGTTGCTGGAAGAATCTATATGTTGGCTAAGGATCAGAATGGCTGTCGCTTTCTGCAACAAGTATTTGCTCAAGGCACTGAAGAGGATATTGAAAAAGTATTTTCTGAAATCATTGATCATATTGGTGAACTTATGGTGGATCCATTTGGCAACTATTTAGTGCAGAAGCTGCTTGAGAGGTGCAGTGATGATCAACGGATGCGCATATTATGCGAAGTTACCAAAATGCCTGGGAAGCTTATTGCAGTTTCTTGCAACATGCATGG GACTCGTGCAGTGCAGAAGATCATTGAAACTATAAATAATCCAGATCAAGTTTCGAAGGTTGTTTCTGCACTGTGTCCTGGAGCAATCCATTTGATGCTAGATCCTAATGGCAGTCACGTCGCAAACCGATGCCTACAGAAATTGTTACCTGACTCCAAAGCG TTCCTTCTTGATGCTGCCACATTGCACTATCTTAAACTAGCTACACACCAACAAGGCTGTTGTATCATCCAAAAATGCATTGAACATTCAGATGATGAGCAGAAGTACAAGTTGTTGAGCAATATTACTTCCAGTGCTCTTGCTCTTTCGGATGATCAGTTTGG GAACTATGTTATTCAGTCCATTCTTAACCACGACATTGGATGGGCAACATCCAAAATAGTGGACGAGCTGAAGGGTCACTATGGGTATTTATCGATGCAGAAGTGTGGTAGCCATGTGGTCGAAAACATTCTGAGGCGAGCACCGCAGCACAAGCGTGACCAAATCATTGATGAACTTATGAATGATCCCAATTTGCTGCATATCATGGTTGATCAGTTTGGCAATTTTGTTATTCAAACAGCTCTTGAACATTGCGAG GGTGTGCGATATAACGCCTTCGTCGAAACTATTAGACCACATGCTGCTGCAATGCAAAGCAACATGTATGGGAAAAGGGTTTTATCAAAAACATACCTCAAGAACAAGCAACACCGAGTTGGAGTTTTGTAG